A region from the Sphingomonas sp. S2-65 genome encodes:
- the tuf gene encoding elongation factor Tu, protein MAKAKFERNKPHLNIGTIGHVDHGKTSLTAAITKILAENVAGNAAVDFANIDKAPEERERGITISTAHVEYETDARHYAHVDCPGHADYVKNMITGAAQMDGAILVVAATDGPMPQTKEHILLARQVGVPTMVVFLNKVDLVDDEEILELVEMEIREELSKREFDGDNIPIIRGSATAALSGSDDKLGKEAILALMAAVDESIPQPERPLDKPFMMPIEDVFSISGRGTVVTGRVETGIVKVGEEVEIVGIQESVRKTTVTGVEMFRKLLDQGQAGDNIGALIRGVARDEVERGQVLAKPGSIKPHTEFQSSVYVLSKDEGGRHTPFFANYRPQFYFRTTDVTGTIELPAGTEMVMPGDEVALGVKLIAPIAMDVGQRFTIREGGRTVGAGVVAEIVK, encoded by the coding sequence ATGGCGAAGGCAAAGTTTGAGCGGAACAAGCCGCACCTGAACATCGGCACCATCGGTCACGTCGACCATGGCAAGACGTCGCTGACGGCCGCGATCACGAAGATTCTGGCGGAAAACGTCGCTGGCAACGCCGCTGTCGACTTCGCCAACATCGACAAGGCTCCGGAAGAGCGCGAGCGCGGCATCACCATCTCGACCGCACACGTCGAGTATGAAACCGACGCGCGTCACTATGCGCACGTCGACTGCCCGGGCCACGCCGATTATGTGAAGAACATGATCACCGGTGCGGCGCAGATGGACGGCGCGATCCTGGTTGTGGCAGCGACCGACGGTCCGATGCCGCAGACCAAGGAGCACATCCTGCTCGCCCGCCAGGTTGGCGTGCCGACCATGGTGGTCTTCCTCAACAAGGTCGATCTGGTCGACGACGAGGAAATCCTCGAGCTGGTCGAGATGGAAATCCGCGAAGAGCTCTCCAAGCGTGAGTTCGACGGCGACAACATCCCGATCATCCGTGGCTCGGCGACCGCAGCCCTGTCGGGTTCGGACGACAAGCTCGGCAAGGAAGCGATCCTGGCCCTCATGGCAGCAGTCGACGAGTCGATCCCGCAACCGGAGCGTCCGCTGGACAAGCCGTTCATGATGCCGATCGAGGACGTGTTCTCGATCTCGGGTCGTGGTACGGTCGTCACCGGCCGCGTCGAGACCGGCATCGTCAAGGTTGGCGAGGAAGTCGAGATCGTCGGCATCCAGGAGTCGGTCCGCAAGACGACCGTCACCGGCGTTGAAATGTTCCGCAAGCTGCTCGACCAGGGCCAGGCAGGCGACAACATCGGCGCGCTGATCCGCGGCGTCGCTCGCGACGAAGTGGAGCGTGGTCAGGTTCTGGCGAAGCCGGGTTCGATCAAGCCGCACACCGAGTTCCAGTCGTCGGTGTACGTCCTGTCGAAGGACGAGGGTGGCCGTCACACGCCGTTCTTCGCCAACTATCGTCCGCAGTTCTACTTCCGCACGACCGACGTGACGGGCACGATCGAACTGCCGGCCGGCACCGAGATGGTGATGCCGGGTGACGAAGTCGCCCTGGGCGTCAAGCTCATCGCGCCGATCGCAATGGACGTTGGTCAGCGCTTCACGATCCGTGAAGGCGGCCGCACCGTCGGTGCAGGCGTCGTCGCAGAAATCGTCAAGTAA
- the rpsJ gene encoding 30S ribosomal protein S10: MDSNIRIRLKAFDHRVLDQATGDIADTARRTGALIRGPIPLPTKTEKFTVLRGPHIDKKSREQFEVRTYKRMLDIVQPTPQTVDALMKLDLAAGVDVEIKLA, encoded by the coding sequence ATGGACAGCAATATCCGCATTCGCCTGAAGGCGTTCGACCATCGCGTGCTCGACCAGGCGACCGGCGACATCGCCGACACTGCGCGCCGCACCGGCGCGCTCATCCGTGGCCCCATCCCGTTGCCGACCAAGACGGAGAAGTTCACCGTTCTCCGTGGTCCGCACATCGACAAGAAGTCGCGCGAGCAGTTCGAAGTCCGTACCTACAAGCGGATGCTCGACATCGTGCAGCCGACCCCGCAGACCGTGGACGCGCTGATGAAGCTCGACCTCGCGGCCGGTGTCGACGTCGAAATCAAGCTGGCATAA
- the rplC gene encoding 50S ribosomal protein L3: MRTGVIAKKLGMTRLFQDDGRHVPVTVLALEGVQVVSVREQDRDGYTAVQLGAGSAKSKNVSKPQRGHFGKAEVEPKAVVHEFRVDADGLLDVGAEISADHYVAGQYVDIQGKTQGKGFQGGMKRWGFGGLRATHGVSVSHRSLGSTGQRQDPGKVFKNKKMAGHMGDKFRTQQNLEIVGTDVERGLIFVKGSVPGSKGGWLFVKDSVKVSRPETAPFPAGLKAVANSNEAPAEAPVQAAPEATEGQEG, from the coding sequence ATGCGCACTGGCGTGATCGCGAAGAAGTTGGGGATGACCCGCCTGTTCCAGGACGACGGCCGCCACGTGCCGGTCACCGTTCTGGCTCTCGAAGGCGTTCAGGTCGTCTCCGTCCGCGAGCAAGATCGTGACGGTTACACTGCCGTCCAGCTCGGCGCCGGTTCGGCGAAGAGCAAGAACGTTTCCAAGCCGCAGCGCGGCCACTTCGGCAAGGCCGAAGTCGAGCCCAAGGCTGTGGTTCATGAATTCCGCGTCGATGCGGATGGCCTGCTGGACGTGGGTGCCGAAATCTCGGCCGATCACTATGTCGCTGGCCAGTATGTCGACATCCAGGGCAAGACCCAGGGTAAGGGCTTCCAGGGCGGCATGAAGCGTTGGGGCTTCGGCGGTCTGCGCGCTACCCACGGCGTCTCGGTCTCGCACCGTTCGCTCGGTTCGACCGGTCAGCGCCAGGATCCGGGCAAGGTCTTCAAGAACAAGAAGATGGCCGGTCACATGGGCGACAAGTTCCGCACCCAGCAGAACCTCGAGATCGTCGGCACCGACGTCGAGCGTGGCCTGATCTTCGTGAAGGGCTCCGTGCCCGGCTCGAAGGGTGGCTGGCTGTTCGTCAAGGACAGCGTCAAGGTTTCGCGTCCTGAGACTGCGCCGTTCCCCGCCGGCCTGAAGGCCGTCGCCAACAGCAATGAAGCTCCCGCTGAAGCGCCTGTCCAGGCCGCTCCGGAAGCTACCGAAGGCCAGGAGGGCTAA
- the rplD gene encoding 50S ribosomal protein L4 produces MQVKVQTLDAAEAGAIELNDEIFAVEPRADILHRVVTWQLEKRRGTARGTRERSDVARTGKKWGRQKGGGTARHGDRRAPIFIGGGKAHGARVRDFNPSLNKKIRTLGLRMALSSHAKAGSLIILDGNAGEKTKELEAQFIKLGFGKKALIIDAETGGFLAARNLQGVNVLPAIGANVYDILKSDTLVLTRAAVEKLEARFNG; encoded by the coding sequence GTGCAGGTCAAGGTTCAAACCCTCGACGCCGCAGAAGCGGGTGCCATCGAGCTCAACGACGAGATCTTCGCCGTCGAGCCGCGCGCCGACATTCTGCACCGCGTCGTGACGTGGCAGCTCGAGAAGCGTCGCGGCACCGCCCGCGGCACTCGCGAGCGTTCGGATGTGGCGCGTACCGGCAAGAAGTGGGGCCGCCAGAAGGGCGGCGGCACGGCTCGTCACGGCGATCGCCGCGCGCCGATCTTCATCGGTGGTGGTAAGGCGCACGGCGCCCGCGTCCGCGACTTCAATCCGTCGCTGAACAAGAAGATCCGCACGCTGGGTCTTCGGATGGCACTGTCGAGCCACGCCAAGGCTGGCTCGCTGATCATCCTGGACGGCAACGCCGGTGAGAAGACCAAGGAGCTGGAAGCACAGTTCATCAAGCTGGGCTTTGGCAAGAAGGCGCTGATCATCGACGCGGAGACCGGCGGTTTCCTCGCGGCCCGCAACCTGCAGGGCGTCAACGTCCTGCCGGCGATCGGTGCCAACGTCTACGACATCCTGAAGAGCGACACGCTGGTCCTGACCCGCGCTGCCGTCGAGAAGCTGGAGGCGCGCTTCAATGGCTAA
- a CDS encoding 50S ribosomal protein L23 produces MAKKQTAAIDNRHYDVIVAPHITEKSTLVSEHNAVVFKVAGDATKPEIKAAVEALWNVKVTGVNTIVQKGKTKRWKGAPYKRSDMKKAIVTLADGEQIDVTSGVNS; encoded by the coding sequence ATGGCTAAGAAGCAGACTGCCGCGATCGACAACCGTCATTATGACGTGATTGTCGCGCCGCACATCACCGAAAAGTCGACGCTCGTCTCCGAGCACAACGCGGTTGTGTTCAAGGTCGCCGGCGACGCCACCAAGCCTGAGATCAAGGCCGCCGTCGAGGCGCTCTGGAATGTCAAGGTGACCGGCGTCAACACGATCGTCCAGAAGGGCAAGACCAAGCGCTGGAAGGGTGCTCCCTACAAGCGTTCCGACATGAAGAAGGCAATCGTGACGCTCGCCGACGGTGAGCAGATCGACGTGACCTCGGGGGTCAACTCGTAA
- the rplB gene encoding 50S ribosomal protein L2 — translation MALKNYNPTSPGVRGLILIDRSGLYKGRPVKSLTEGKTKTGGRNNKGHVTSRGIAGGHKQRYRIVDFKRRLWDVEGTVERIEYDPNRTAFIALINYGEIDGKPSQAYIIAPQRLAVGDKVIAGQKTDVKPGNAMELGSMPVGTIVHNVEMKPGKGGQIARSAGTYVQVVGRDRGMVIVRLNSGEQRYIHGNCMGTVGAVSNPDNQNTNLGKAGRNRWLGKRPLTRGVAKNPVDHPHGGGEGRTSGGRHPVTPWGKPTKGARTRHNKSTDKMIIRSRHSTKRKG, via the coding sequence ATGGCACTCAAGAATTACAACCCGACGTCGCCTGGCGTTCGTGGCCTGATCCTCATCGACCGTTCGGGCCTGTACAAGGGTCGTCCGGTCAAGTCGCTGACCGAGGGCAAGACCAAGACCGGCGGCCGTAACAACAAGGGTCATGTGACCTCGCGCGGCATCGCCGGCGGTCACAAGCAGCGTTATCGCATCGTCGATTTCAAGCGCCGCCTGTGGGACGTCGAAGGCACGGTCGAGCGGATCGAATATGACCCGAACCGCACTGCGTTCATCGCGCTGATCAACTATGGCGAGATCGACGGTAAGCCGAGCCAGGCCTACATCATCGCGCCGCAGCGTCTGGCTGTCGGTGACAAGGTGATCGCCGGTCAGAAGACCGACGTGAAGCCGGGCAACGCCATGGAGCTGGGCTCGATGCCGGTCGGCACCATCGTCCACAATGTGGAGATGAAGCCGGGCAAGGGCGGTCAGATCGCACGTTCGGCAGGCACCTATGTGCAGGTCGTCGGCCGTGATCGCGGCATGGTCATCGTTCGCCTGAACTCGGGTGAGCAGCGCTATATCCACGGCAATTGCATGGGTACGGTTGGCGCGGTGTCGAACCCCGACAACCAGAACACCAACCTGGGCAAGGCCGGCCGCAATCGCTGGCTGGGCAAGCGTCCGCTGACCCGCGGCGTCGCCAAGAACCCGGTCGACCACCCGCACGGCGGTGGTGAAGGCCGGACCTCGGGCGGCCGTCATCCGGTCACGCCATGGGGCAAGCCGACCAAGGGTGCGCGCACCCGTCACAACAAGTCGACCGACAAGATGATCATCCGGTCGCGTCATTCGACGAAGAGGAAGGGCTAA
- the rpsS gene encoding 30S ribosomal protein S19, whose product MARSVWKGPFVDLHLLKKAQTAQETNARAPIKTWSRRSTILPDFVGLTFSVYNGRKFVPVSVNEDMVGMKLGEFAPTRFFPGHAADKKGKR is encoded by the coding sequence ATGGCTCGCTCAGTCTGGAAGGGTCCGTTCGTGGACCTCCATCTGCTGAAGAAGGCGCAGACCGCGCAGGAAACCAACGCGCGCGCGCCGATCAAGACCTGGTCGCGCCGCTCGACGATCCTGCCGGACTTCGTTGGCCTGACCTTCAGCGTGTACAACGGCCGCAAGTTCGTGCCGGTATCGGTCAACGAAGACATGGTCGGCATGAAGCTGGGCGAGTTCGCTCCCACCCGCTTCTTCCCGGGCCACGCTGCCGACAAGAAGGGTAAGCGCTG